The following DNA comes from Acidobacteriota bacterium.
GCATCGCGCCGCCCGGCTTCGTCGCCGAGCTCCGCGAACAGCTTCTCCGCCCGGTTGAAATCGCCGGCGTCCAGATAGGCGCGGGCGCAGCGGGCCAGCCCGTCCCGGTCGCCGAGCCGCCGGAGGAGCCGCACGGCGTTGCCCAGATCGTGCTTGTCCAGATACCGTTCCGCCAGTTCGCCCAGCCCGGCTTCATGACCCGCGGCGGCGAACGCCTTCTCGGCCGCGGCCAAGTCGCCGCGCGCCAGAAAGGTCCGCGCCAGACGGAGGTACTCCGCCGCCGGCACCTCGCGGTGGATGAGCTTGAGGACGCGCTCGGTCTCGCCGAAGTTGCCGCGCTCCAGCCACAAGCCGGCCACCCGGTGCAGCCCTTCGGTGCACGCCGTTTCCTCGTAGAGCTGCGCCGCCTTCTTGACGTTGTTGTGGGTGAGGTAGTGTTCGGCCGCCGCCCGCAGGCCGGCGGTGTGACCGAGCTGGCGGAAGATCTTCACCGCCGCGTCGGCGTCGCCGCGCGCCAGCAGGTCCTCGGCCTGCCGCCGTTCGTCCCGTTTCTTCTTGGAAAAGAGGAAGTCCACCATCGCATCCGTCCTCAGGGTCGGGTGACCGTTGGCGCGACTGCCGGCCGGTCCTTGGCGGCTGCCCGGGCTTGTGAACCGCCATGCTCCGGCGTTCATCCGGCCCGGAATCCGTCCGGCCGCACCGAAAACGGCAGCTGATCCAGCGGGCATTCTACAACCATTCGGATTGGAAATAAACGGCGAAGCCCGCCGGCCGGTGCGCCAATGAGCGCAGGAGCCGCCGGTTTCGCAACCGGCATGGAACCGGCGCGCCGGTCTTAGAACACACCGTGTTCGGAGAGGATCTTCAGCCCGATGGCCAGCAGCACCAGGCCGCCGGCCAGTTCCATCCAGCGGCCGAAGCGTGCGCCCAGCGCACCGCCGCAGCGCATCCCCACGAGCGTCATCGCCGCGGCCACCGCGCCGATGACCAGGCTGGGGTAGAGCACGTGCACCCCGAGCATAGAGAAACTGATCCCCACGGCCAGCGCGTCGATACTCGTGGCCACTGACAGCGCCACCAGCGACCAGCCCCGGGTGGGATCGGAGCGGTACCGCGCGGCGTCCTCGCCGTCGAACGATTCCCAGACCATCTTGCCGCCCACGACCGCCAGTAAGGTGAAGGCCACCCAGTGGTCGAATGCGGACACATGGCCCGCCAGAGTGGAGCCCAGCCCCCAGCCGACGATGGGCATCAGGAACTGGAACAGCCCGAAGTGGAAGGACAATCGAAAGCACTGCCGCGGCGAAACCTCCCGCAACGCAGCGCTCGCCGCCAGCGCCACGGCGAAGGCGTCCATGGCCAGGGCGAAGGCGATTCCGATGATGGCGATCCAGTTCATGGGGCGGCGCACCTTCCGTCGCGAAGCTTCAGATTAAGGGAAAACAGAGTGGTGTCAATCGGAATTCGGACGTCGGACGGCGGACATCGGGGCTCGAGACTCGAGGTTCGAGGCTCGTCACAGATCCCTCGTGCTCATAATCGTAATCACAATTCGTAATCGTGAGCGTAATCATGATTGAGGTTCAAGGTGGACGGGTGAATCGGTGAATGGGTACGAGGCTCCGGGTTCTGTGATCGAGGACCCAGAACCCAGGTCCCAGGTCCGAAATCCGATGTCCGATGATCGGGAACGAGCCTCGAGTCTCGAGCCTCTAGCCTCGCCGCAAAAACTGGCGGATCGTCCCGAATCCTACTCGAACAGCGTGGTCGACAGGTACCGCTCGCCGGTGTCGCAGACCACCGCCACGATCATCCGGCCGGCGCTCTCCGGCCGGCCGGCCACCCGCAAGGCCGCCGCCACGATGGCCCCGCTGGAGATGCCGGCCAGGATCCCCTCCTCGCGGGCCAGTCGCAGGGTGACGGCTTTGGCCTCCGCGGCGTCCACGGTGGCGATCTCGTCGATGACCGCGCGGTTCAGCACCTCGGGCACGAAACCGGCACCGATCCCCTGGATGGGGTGGGGCGCCGGCTGACCGCCCGAGAGCACCGGCGACTCGGCCGGCTCCACGGCTACGATGCGGACCGACGGTTTCAGCTGTTTCAGCGCCTCGCCCACGCCGGTCACGGTGCCGCCGGTGCCCACGCCGGCGACGAAGACGTCCACCCGGCCGCCGGTGTCCTCCCAGACCTCCAGGGCGGTTGTCCGGCGGTGCATCGCGATGTTGGCCGGGTTCTTGAATTGTTGGGGCATGAAGTAGTCCGAGTGTTCCGCCGCCAGTTGCTCGGCCGCCGCCACCGCGCCGCGCATGCCGGCGGCGCCGGGAGTCAGGCGGATCTCCGCGCCGAATGCGGCAAGCAGCTTGCGGCGCTCCACGCTCATGGTCTCGGGCATGGTGAGAAGCACCCGGTAGCCCTTCACCGCCGCGACGAACGCCAGGCCGATGCCCGTGTTGCCGCTCGTGGGCTCGACGACGGTCATGCCGGGACGCAGCCGGCCGTCGGCCTCGGCCGCTTCGATGAGAGCCAGGCCGAGACGGTCCTTGACGCTGGCGCACGGGTTGAAGAACTCCAGCTTGGCCACCACCGCGCCGGGCAGTCCGGCCGAGAGCTTCGGCAGGCGCACCAGCGGGGTGTTACCCACCAGCTCCAGCATGCTGCCGGCGATGAGGGGACGGTGTCGTCGGGTGGATGTGTGTGTCACGGTCACTGGCCTCCTGGCGCGACGGTTCAGATGCCGCCGCCGTTTTCGTAGCTGGACTCCTGCAGCCGGCCCTGCTGGACGCGGCTGCGGGGTGGAACGCTATGGGTGAGCCAGACGTTGCCGCCGATCACCGAGCCGCGGCCGATGGTGATCCGCCCCAGCACCGTGGCGCCGGAGTAGATGATCACGTCGTCCTCGACGATGGGGTGGCGCGGGACGCCCTTGATGGGCTTGCCGGCCGCGTCCAGCGGGAAGCTCTTGGCCCCCAGGGTCACCCCCTGGTACAGGCGGACGTTGCGCCCGATGACGCACGTCTCGCCGATGACCACGCCGGTGCCGTGGTCGATGAAGAAGCGTTCGCCGATCTCGGCGCCGGGGTGGATGTCGATGCCGGTGTCGGAGTGGGCGCGCTCGGTGAGGATCCGCGGAATGAGCGGCACGCCGAGGCGGTGCAGCGCGTGGGCAACCCGGTAGTTGGTCACCGCGTGGATACTCGGGTAGCAGCTGATCACCTCGCCGGGGCTCAGCGCCGCCGGATCGCCGTCAAAGGCCGCGGCGACGTCGGTGGCCAGCAGCCGGCGCAGTTCCGGCAGCGCGCCGAGCAACGCGGCGGCCACTTCGTCGGAGCGGCGCTCGCAGGCGACGCACTGCGGGCGGGTGAGCCCGACGCAGGCGAAGCAGAGGCCCCGTTTCACCTGCTCGGCCAGGATGGCCCGGGCCCGGTCCAGCAGCGTGCCCATGTAGAAGGGCATGTTGCCCGGATGGATGTCGGTGTGGCCGAAATAGCCGGGGAACAGCGCCGCGCGCAGGCAGGCCATCATCTCGGCCAGGGCGTCCAGCGACGGCATGGGCACGTGGTAGGCGCTCTCGTGGAGCAGCGGCGCGTACGAGTCGGGTCGGCTCAGCGCCTCGACCACCGTGTGGAGGCCTGCCGGCGCGCCCGGCTCCGGCTCCGCCGACGATTGCTTTTCATTCATGGCCACCCCCAAAACCGCGCCGCCCCACAAGCGGCGCTATGACTCTAAGATTCATCCGCCCCCGGGGTGGGATTCAGACCGGAGCCATTCCCGCAGCTGCGGGAAGAACTTTCGGTTCGCCCCGGGGAAGGCGTAGTCGTCCAGTTCCGCCGCCGTGACCCAGCGGCCGGCCGCCGCCGCGCGGGGCGCCGCGCCGCGCCCCAGCCGGCAGACGAACACGTGCAGGTGCGCCCGGAAGTGGCTGTACGCGTGCCGCACCTCCGCCAGCGGCGCGATCGCCGCCGGCGCCACGCCGATCTCCTCGCGGCACTCGCGCGCCAGCGCCGTCTCGGGCGTTTCGCCCGGCTCGATCTTGCCGCCGGGAAACTCCCAGAGGCCGCCGAGGAAGCCGTCGGCGGGACGCTGCTGGATGAACACCCGTCCCCGCCGAACGATCACCGCCACCACGACGCGCCGGAGCGGCGCCGCCCGCAGGACCGCGCGCACGGGCAGCGCCGCAGCTTCGCCCGTCCGCCGGGCCGCGCACCGGCGGGCCAGTGGACACTCGGCGCACCGCGGCGTGCGCGGCACGCACACCCGAGCGCCCAGTTCCATGAGCGCCTGGTTGAAATCCCCGGGCGCCGCCGCCGGGATCACGGCAGCCAGCTCGCGGCGGATCCGGTTGCGGGCGCGGGCCGTCCGGACGTCCTCGCGGAGGCAGCGCCAGCGGGCCCACACCCGCAGCACGTTGCCGTCCACAACCGGCAGCGGCTCCCCAGCGGCGATGCTGAGCACCGCGGCGGCGATGTAGTCGCCCACGCCGGGCAGGCGGCGGAACGTCGCCGGCGTGCGCGGGACGCGGCCGCCGTGCGCCGTCACGACCTGCCGCGCGGCCGCGTGCAGGTTACGGGCGCGGCCGTAGTACCCGAGCCCCTCCCAGGCCTTGAGCACGTCGTCCAGCGGCGACGCCGCCAGCGCCGCCACCGTGGGGAAGCGCGCCAGGAACCGCCGGTAGTAGGGCGTGGCCGCGGCCACCTGGGTCTGCTGGAGCATGACCTCCGAGACCCAGATCCGGTAGATGTTCCGGGTGCGGCGCCACGGCAGATCGCGCCGCGTGGCGCGGTACCACTGGAGCAGGGCCTGGATGTCGTCCGTGTTCATGTTCCCTCTCACCGCCGGCAACGCCGGCGGCCAGTCGCCGAGGATACACCCGGACCCGGTCGCCGTGTCAAACAGTTTGGCGACGCCCGGCGGCAAAGTTCTCCCGCCGGAGTGAATCGCGCCGCCGGCCGGCGGCATCTCACCAGACGTCCGTCCCGGGCCGCGGCGTGGGGTCGCGCCGGTCGGGACGGCGGTTCCGTAAACGATTATTAATGGAATCCGGCTTCCGGCCGCATCCGGCGGCGCCGGCACCGCCCCGGAAGCCCAATCCGCGCAGGGAGAATCGCATGGCCCACCCATTGTTCGAGGCGTTCAGTCCCGCCGCCGGCGGGCGGCTGCAGATCATGGACGACGAGGGCCGGATCATCCACCCCGAGTGGATGCCGGCGCTGGCCGACGAGCAGGCCGTCGAGGCGCTGCGGCGGATGCTCTACGTTCGCACCGCCGATGCCATGGCCGTGTCGTACCAGCGCCAGGGCCGCATGTACACCTATCCGCCCAACTACGGCCAGGAGGCCATCAGCGTCGCCGTGGGCATGGTAATGCGCGACGAGGACTGGCTGGCCCCGGCCTACCGCGAGCTGGGGGCCTGGTTGGCCAAGGGCGCCCGGATGAAGGACATCTTCCTCTATTTCGGCGGCCACGAGCAGGGTTGTCGCCTGCCCGAGGCCAAAAACATGCTGCCGTGGTCGGTGCCCATCGCCTCGCAGCTCCTGCACGCCGCCGGCATCGGCTACGCCCTCAAGTACCAGGGCAAGCCCGGCGCCGCGTTCACCTTCTTCGGCGAGGGCGGCACCTCGCAGGGCGATTTCCACGAGGCGCTCAACTTCGCCGGGGTCTGGCGTGCGCCGGTGGTGTTCGTGTGCCAGAACAACCAGTACGCCATCTCCTGCCACCTGTCGAAGCAGACTGCGGCGCCCTCCATCGCCGTCAAGGCGCTGGGCTACGGCATCGCCGGCATCCAGGTGGACGGCAACGACTTCTTCGCCGTCTACGCCGCGGCCGCCGCAGCGGCGGAGCACGCCCGCGCCGGGAACGGCCCGGTGCTCATCGAAGCGGTGACCTACCGCCTGGGTGCCCACACCACCTCGGACGACCCCGGCCGCTACCGCTCCGCCGAGGAGGAGGCCCGGTGGGCCGAGCGCGAGCCGGTGAAACGGCTGCGGGCCCACCTGGCCGACCGAGGCCTGTGGCGGGCCGAGGACGAGGAGGCGCTCGTCGCCCAGTTCCGCAAGGACATCGACGCCCAGTTCCTCGCCCAGGAGAACGAGCCGTACCCCCTCGAGGACGTCTTCGTGCACCACTACGCCGAAATGCCCGACGATCTCAAACACCAGCTGGTCGCGTACCAGAAGTTCGAGAACTGGAAGGAGTCGCACCGATGAACACCCAGGTCATGACCCTCGTCCAGGCGGTCAATCACGCCCTGGACCTCAAGCTGGCCGAAGACCCGGCGATCGTCGTCTACGGCGAGGACGTGGGCCTCGAGGGCGGCGTCTTCCGCGCCACCGAGGGACTACAGGCCCGGCACGGCGAGGCCCGCGTCTTCGACAGCCCGCTGGCCGAGTCGGGCATCATGGGCACGGCCGTCGGCATGGCCGCCGCGGGGCTCCGCCCGGTGGTCGAGATCCAGTTCTGCGGCTTCCTCTACCCGGCCTTCAACCAGCTCGTCTGCCACGTGGCCCGCATGCGCAACCGCACCCGCGGCAAGTATCCCATGCGCCTGGTGGTCCGGTTCCCGTACGGCGGCAACATCCGCGCGCTGGAGCAGCACTCCGAGAGCCCGGAGGCGCTGCTGGCGCACACGCCGGG
Coding sequences within:
- a CDS encoding manganese efflux pump → MNWIAIIGIAFALAMDAFAVALAASAALREVSPRQCFRLSFHFGLFQFLMPIVGWGLGSTLAGHVSAFDHWVAFTLLAVVGGKMVWESFDGEDAARYRSDPTRGWSLVALSVATSIDALAVGISFSMLGVHVLYPSLVIGAVAAAMTLVGMRCGGALGARFGRWMELAGGLVLLAIGLKILSEHGVF
- the cysK gene encoding cysteine synthase A translates to MLELVGNTPLVRLPKLSAGLPGAVVAKLEFFNPCASVKDRLGLALIEAAEADGRLRPGMTVVEPTSGNTGIGLAFVAAVKGYRVLLTMPETMSVERRKLLAAFGAEIRLTPGAAGMRGAVAAAEQLAAEHSDYFMPQQFKNPANIAMHRRTTALEVWEDTGGRVDVFVAGVGTGGTVTGVGEALKQLKPSVRIVAVEPAESPVLSGGQPAPHPIQGIGAGFVPEVLNRAVIDEIATVDAAEAKAVTLRLAREEGILAGISSGAIVAAALRVAGRPESAGRMIVAVVCDTGERYLSTTLFE
- a CDS encoding serine acetyltransferase — encoded protein: MNEKQSSAEPEPGAPAGLHTVVEALSRPDSYAPLLHESAYHVPMPSLDALAEMMACLRAALFPGYFGHTDIHPGNMPFYMGTLLDRARAILAEQVKRGLCFACVGLTRPQCVACERRSDEVAAALLGALPELRRLLATDVAAAFDGDPAALSPGEVISCYPSIHAVTNYRVAHALHRLGVPLIPRILTERAHSDTGIDIHPGAEIGERFFIDHGTGVVIGETCVIGRNVRLYQGVTLGAKSFPLDAAGKPIKGVPRHPIVEDDVIIYSGATVLGRITIGRGSVIGGNVWLTHSVPPRSRVQQGRLQESSYENGGGI
- the mutY gene encoding A/G-specific adenine glycosylase encodes the protein MLQWYRATRRDLPWRRTRNIYRIWVSEVMLQQTQVAAATPYYRRFLARFPTVAALAASPLDDVLKAWEGLGYYGRARNLHAAARQVVTAHGGRVPRTPATFRRLPGVGDYIAAAVLSIAAGEPLPVVDGNVLRVWARWRCLREDVRTARARNRIRRELAAVIPAAAPGDFNQALMELGARVCVPRTPRCAECPLARRCAARRTGEAAALPVRAVLRAAPLRRVVVAVIVRRGRVFIQQRPADGFLGGLWEFPGGKIEPGETPETALARECREEIGVAPAAIAPLAEVRHAYSHFRAHLHVFVCRLGRGAAPRAAAAGRWVTAAELDDYAFPGANRKFFPQLREWLRSESHPGGG
- the pdhA gene encoding pyruvate dehydrogenase (acetyl-transferring) E1 component subunit alpha, with amino-acid sequence MAHPLFEAFSPAAGGRLQIMDDEGRIIHPEWMPALADEQAVEALRRMLYVRTADAMAVSYQRQGRMYTYPPNYGQEAISVAVGMVMRDEDWLAPAYRELGAWLAKGARMKDIFLYFGGHEQGCRLPEAKNMLPWSVPIASQLLHAAGIGYALKYQGKPGAAFTFFGEGGTSQGDFHEALNFAGVWRAPVVFVCQNNQYAISCHLSKQTAAPSIAVKALGYGIAGIQVDGNDFFAVYAAAAAAAEHARAGNGPVLIEAVTYRLGAHTTSDDPGRYRSAEEEARWAEREPVKRLRAHLADRGLWRAEDEEALVAQFRKDIDAQFLAQENEPYPLEDVFVHHYAEMPDDLKHQLVAYQKFENWKESHR